A region from the Vicia villosa cultivar HV-30 ecotype Madison, WI linkage group LG3, Vvil1.0, whole genome shotgun sequence genome encodes:
- the LOC131659512 gene encoding F-box/FBD/LRR-repeat protein At1g16930-like: MVKRKKKNLMKNKDRISDLPDSLILHILSFLNIKQAIHICILSTRWKNLWKYVPTLTLIGSQFTTIKIFIEFVSRILSLRDNSTNLYTLRFRSSNLTEPSLVETILNYAVSHKVQLLDVYIKCDIQHFPTCLLSCRSLTSLDLCFSHPTVYGTTIMFPSSLNMPLLTRLYLRHFAFRAGNDGRVDPFSALTNLKSLTMVYCKVAGAQNLCISSTKLVNLYIHMNHYARETYFGMELYAPSLCTFVFSGIPVEKLSWSKCNVSSIKRVSIDIIEFWKSSETSLILLDWLSELANMESLIISSTALKVLSLVPNLLVELPSLCNLKSLKVEKRQISPMIPDGIVDILIQNSLSPKVYIID, from the exons AtggtgaaaagaaagaaaaaaaaccttATGAAGAACAAAGATAGGATCAGTGATTTGCCTGATAGTCTTATACTTCACATACTCTCTTTTTTGAACATCAAACAAGCTATTCACATTTGTATTCTCTCCACAAGATGGAAGAATCTCTGGAAGTATGTTCCCACTCTTACATTAATTGGCTCACAATTTACCACTATCAAGATTTTCATCGAATTCGTCTCTCGGATCTTGTCTCTTCGCGATAACTCAACAAATCTTTACACTCTAAGATTTCGCAGTAGTAATCTCACGGAACCTAGCCTAGTCGAAACGATTCTAAATTATGCTGTTTCACACAAAGTCCAACTATTAGATGTCTATATTAAATGTGATATTCAACACTTTCCGACTTGTTTATTGTCGTGTCGCAGTTTAACCTCTCTTGATCTTTGTTTTAGTCATCCTACAGTTTATGGTACGACCATAATGTTTCCCAGTTCTTTGAATATGCCACTATTAACCCGCTTGTATCTTAGGCACTTTGCCTTTAGGGCTGGCAATGATGGTCGTGTTGATCCATTTTCAGCATTAACCAATTTGAAAAGTTTGACAATGGTGTATTGTAAAGTTGCGGGTGCGCAAAACCTTTGCATTTCAAGTACCAAGCTTGTCAATTTATATATACACATGAATCATTATGCCCGCGAAACCTATTTTGGAATGGAACTATATGCTCCAAGTCTTTGTACCTTTGTTTTTAGTGGTATTCCTGTTGAGAAACTCTCTTGGAGCAAGTGCAATGTCTCTTCTATCAAACGAGTAAGTATTGATATAATAGAATTTTGGAAATCTTCAGAGACTTCATTGATTCTACTCGACTGGCTGTCTGAACTTGCTAATATGGAATCGTTGATCATCTCTTCAACAGCTCTTAAG GTTCTATCCTTAGTTCCAAATTTGTTGGTTGAGCTTCCTTCCTTGTGTAACTTGAAGTCACTCAAGGTAGAAAAGAGACAAATTTCACCAATGATACCAGATGGAATAGTGGACATTTTGATTCAAAACTCGCTTTCACCAAAGGTTTACATCATAGATTGA